One part of the Chryseobacterium sp. 7 genome encodes these proteins:
- a CDS encoding alpha/beta hydrolase family protein — translation MNIWVKKIDEPFDKARPLTNSKRPLNGYFWTEDGKYILYIKDNNGDENMNIFAVDPMAKVTKGVPESRNITPLKEVTAQIYLASRKDPDLLMVGLNNRDKSWHDLYSLKISTGEMKKIYENKDRITSYDFDWDEKLRVLSKTDDKGTTQFFYKEGDNLTPIYETLVTENAYISNWNEDNSKFYLVTNKGDLDKSTLFLMDPKTKQITKIESDPKDKVDFGGLFLDRNTRKMIYTSYTGDKTEYYWKDKAWEANYKFLQSKFPGREVGFASSTNDYSKFLVSVGGDKYASEAYFFDAKTKELIFQYTPRAELKKVEKYLAAMTPISYKSSDGLEIPAYLTLPVGSTGKNVPVVVFVHGGPKGPRDYWGYNSAVQFLANRGYAVLQPNFRSSGGYGKKFLNGGDLQWGKLMQDDITWGVKYLIDQGIADKNKVAIMGGSYGGYATLAGLAFTPDIYAAGVDIVGPSNLFTLLDSVPAYWESGRAFLYGMVGDPRTEEGKKRMHDASPLFSVDKINKPLLIVQGANDPRVKQAEADQIVIALRDKGKKVNYILADDEGHGFRKPINSMAMYAETEKFLSEVIGGRYQKEMPENVAKRLKEMTVDISKVTYTPAKSEKTAGASK, via the coding sequence ATGAATATCTGGGTAAAAAAAATTGATGAACCCTTCGATAAAGCACGCCCGCTAACCAATAGCAAACGCCCGTTAAATGGTTATTTCTGGACAGAGGACGGAAAATATATTCTGTATATAAAAGATAATAATGGTGATGAAAACATGAATATTTTTGCAGTAGATCCTATGGCAAAAGTAACAAAAGGTGTTCCGGAATCCCGAAATATCACTCCTCTTAAAGAAGTAACAGCTCAGATTTATCTGGCAAGCAGAAAAGATCCTGATTTGTTGATGGTTGGCTTAAATAACCGTGATAAATCTTGGCATGATTTATACTCACTGAAAATTTCTACGGGTGAGATGAAAAAAATTTATGAAAATAAAGACCGTATCACAAGCTATGATTTTGACTGGGATGAAAAATTAAGAGTTCTTTCCAAAACAGATGATAAAGGGACTACGCAGTTCTTTTATAAAGAAGGTGATAATCTTACCCCAATTTATGAAACACTGGTAACAGAAAATGCTTATATCTCTAACTGGAATGAGGATAATTCTAAATTTTATCTGGTAACCAATAAAGGAGATCTTGACAAGTCTACCCTATTCCTGATGGATCCGAAAACCAAGCAGATCACAAAAATAGAAAGCGACCCTAAAGATAAGGTAGATTTCGGAGGATTGTTTCTTGACAGAAATACCAGAAAAATGATCTACACCTCCTACACAGGAGATAAAACCGAATATTACTGGAAAGATAAAGCTTGGGAAGCTAATTACAAGTTCCTGCAAAGCAAATTTCCTGGAAGAGAAGTTGGTTTTGCAAGCTCTACTAATGATTATTCTAAGTTTTTGGTTTCTGTAGGAGGAGATAAATATGCTTCTGAGGCGTATTTCTTTGATGCTAAAACAAAGGAGTTGATCTTCCAGTACACTCCAAGAGCAGAGTTAAAGAAAGTTGAAAAGTATCTTGCAGCTATGACACCTATCAGCTACAAAAGCAGTGACGGGCTTGAAATTCCAGCTTATTTAACACTGCCTGTAGGATCAACAGGAAAAAATGTTCCTGTAGTTGTCTTTGTACATGGAGGCCCTAAAGGTCCGAGAGATTACTGGGGGTATAACTCTGCTGTACAGTTCTTAGCGAACAGGGGATATGCTGTCTTGCAGCCTAATTTCCGATCAAGCGGCGGATATGGAAAAAAATTCCTGAATGGCGGAGATCTTCAATGGGGAAAACTGATGCAGGATGATATTACCTGGGGTGTAAAATACCTTATTGATCAAGGAATTGCGGATAAAAACAAAGTAGCCATTATGGGAGGAAGCTATGGAGGATATGCAACGCTGGCAGGTTTGGCATTTACACCAGATATATATGCTGCCGGAGTAGACATTGTGGGCCCTAGTAACCTGTTTACCCTATTGGATTCTGTGCCTGCTTACTGGGAATCCGGACGTGCCTTTCTGTATGGGATGGTAGGTGACCCAAGAACTGAAGAAGGTAAAAAGCGCATGCATGATGCCAGCCCTTTATTCAGTGTGGATAAAATTAATAAACCTTTACTGATTGTTCAGGGAGCAAACGACCCAAGAGTAAAACAGGCTGAGGCAGATCAGATTGTCATTGCACTTCGTGATAAAGGTAAAAAGGTTAATTATATTTTAGCGGATGATGAAGGTCATGGATTCCGTAAACCGATTAACAGCATGGCGATGTATGCTGAAACAGAGAAATTTCTTTCTGAAGTAATCGGGGGAAGATATCAGAAAGAAATGCCGGAAAATGTAGCCAAACGTCTGAAAGAAATGACTGTTGATATTTCAAAAGTAACTTATACTCCTGCAAAAAGTGAAAAGACCGCAGGAGCTTCCAAATAA
- a CDS encoding multicopper oxidase domain-containing protein has product MFLVLLFSVFTFAQTTKTYYTCPMHPEVVSSKPGDCPKCKMTLVKKTVVLQPKASAKPEVKLIPKTETKTKPSETKINKGKVEKREAVKIIDKTKEADKTKIVRSYNKLDIKAATPVEAKVLTQSQSRSQSIYTCPMHPEVISDKPGKCPKCGLELVEKEIDSAINTENPKEERSVLKRNSENGRVTFGGKTVRYDLYVKDTIVNFTGKNRRAIAVNGRLQAPTLYFTEGDTAEMYVKDTIVNFTGKNRRAIAVNGRLQAPTLYFTEGDTAEIYLHNMLKENTGLHWHGVILPNEQDGVPYLTTKPVKPGETHLYKFRISQNGTYWYHSHEALQEQIGMNGILVFKKREGEPQTQYNAEIPVLLGDWSDDDPMQIARRLHMANTDWYAVKKNAVQSYWEAIKSGNLGTKALNEWKRMEAMDVSDVYYDKFLINGTPSSDYSNLKAGDKVRLRVANGGSSTYFWLNYGGGKIKVVGNDGNDVVPIEVDRLIVGVSETYDIEVTIPENKSFEFRATSEDRIGHASLWLGSGEKVEAPNLPRLMLFEGMKMMNGMMEMSGNMKPMNMTMGNQMMDMNEVMYPELSENQRKTTAKHISEMMGVKTKEDHSQHSGMDMKDEKTIKRLSYNILKSPEKTIFPSDSIREMKFTLEGNMSHYLWTLDNKTVTENDKIMIKKGEILRIKLYNNSMMRHPMHLHGHDFRLINSKGEYSPLKNVVDIMPMETVTIEFAANQDGDWFFHCHILYHMMAGMGRIFSYENSKPNPQLPNRKLAWKNFIQDNKMTSSMAMLDVASNKIHAETMTMFGPRWANLNEFHSNWNFDHFEGSAKVGRFLGKFQWALPYAGFRVQKNHEIMERQMAEDMGMDFHGKKTWFGQQKASKNRLVFMVGMQYVLPMLITADASVDQNGKVLLELSREDIPLSRRLRGNFSVNSDGEFSTGLRYIVQKWLSLSGNYDNEMGWGAGVTLTY; this is encoded by the coding sequence ATGTTTCTGGTACTTTTGTTCTCTGTATTTACTTTCGCACAAACTACAAAAACATATTATACCTGTCCGATGCACCCGGAAGTAGTTTCCTCTAAACCTGGAGACTGTCCGAAATGCAAAATGACATTGGTAAAAAAGACGGTGGTTCTACAACCCAAAGCATCAGCTAAACCGGAAGTAAAGCTAATTCCTAAAACAGAGACAAAGACAAAGCCCTCGGAAACAAAAATAAATAAGGGTAAAGTTGAAAAAAGAGAAGCTGTTAAAATCATCGATAAGACAAAAGAAGCTGATAAAACGAAGATAGTGAGGTCTTATAATAAACTGGATATAAAAGCAGCAACGCCAGTTGAAGCTAAGGTTTTAACTCAATCTCAATCCAGATCTCAATCTATTTATACCTGTCCGATGCATCCTGAAGTAATTTCAGATAAGCCGGGAAAATGCCCTAAATGTGGGTTGGAATTGGTAGAAAAAGAAATTGATTCTGCTATAAATACGGAAAATCCAAAAGAAGAACGATCTGTTTTAAAACGGAATTCTGAAAACGGGAGAGTTACTTTTGGCGGAAAAACAGTTCGCTATGATCTGTATGTAAAAGATACCATTGTTAATTTCACAGGAAAAAACAGAAGAGCAATTGCGGTCAATGGTAGGCTTCAGGCTCCAACGTTATATTTTACAGAAGGAGACACCGCTGAAATGTATGTAAAAGATACCATTGTTAATTTCACAGGAAAAAACAGAAGAGCAATTGCGGTCAATGGTAGGCTTCAGGCTCCAACGTTATATTTTACAGAAGGAGACACCGCTGAAATTTATCTGCACAATATGCTTAAAGAAAATACAGGGTTGCACTGGCATGGAGTAATTCTTCCCAATGAGCAGGATGGGGTTCCTTATCTTACGACAAAACCTGTAAAGCCGGGAGAGACACATTTATACAAATTCAGAATTTCCCAAAACGGAACCTATTGGTATCATTCTCATGAAGCGCTCCAGGAACAGATAGGGATGAATGGTATTTTGGTATTCAAAAAAAGAGAAGGCGAACCCCAAACACAATATAATGCTGAAATCCCGGTATTATTAGGAGATTGGAGTGATGATGACCCTATGCAGATTGCAAGAAGGCTTCATATGGCCAATACAGATTGGTATGCTGTAAAGAAAAATGCAGTGCAAAGTTATTGGGAAGCCATTAAATCCGGAAACTTAGGAACAAAAGCTTTGAATGAATGGAAAAGGATGGAAGCCATGGATGTAAGTGATGTTTACTACGATAAATTTTTAATCAATGGTACTCCAAGTTCAGATTATTCTAATTTAAAAGCGGGTGACAAAGTACGATTGAGAGTTGCTAACGGAGGTTCTTCTACCTATTTTTGGCTGAATTATGGAGGAGGAAAAATAAAAGTAGTCGGAAATGACGGAAATGATGTGGTTCCCATTGAAGTTGACCGCCTGATTGTAGGAGTTTCTGAAACCTATGATATTGAAGTTACTATTCCTGAGAATAAAAGTTTTGAATTCAGAGCGACTTCTGAAGATAGAATAGGACATGCTTCGCTTTGGCTGGGTTCAGGAGAGAAGGTGGAAGCTCCCAATCTTCCAAGGCTGATGCTTTTTGAAGGGATGAAAATGATGAACGGCATGATGGAGATGAGCGGAAATATGAAACCAATGAACATGACGATGGGAAATCAGATGATGGATATGAACGAAGTGATGTACCCGGAACTTTCTGAAAATCAAAGAAAAACTACTGCAAAGCACATCAGTGAGATGATGGGAGTGAAAACCAAAGAAGATCATTCTCAACACTCCGGAATGGATATGAAGGACGAGAAAACAATCAAAAGACTGTCTTACAATATTTTAAAGTCTCCTGAGAAAACCATTTTTCCTTCAGACAGCATTCGTGAAATGAAATTTACCTTAGAGGGAAATATGAGTCATTATCTCTGGACGCTGGACAACAAAACGGTGACGGAGAACGATAAAATAATGATTAAAAAAGGAGAGATTCTCAGGATCAAGCTATACAATAATTCTATGATGCGCCATCCGATGCACCTTCACGGTCATGACTTCAGACTCATCAATTCAAAAGGAGAGTATTCTCCTCTGAAAAATGTAGTAGATATCATGCCAATGGAAACCGTGACGATAGAATTTGCGGCCAATCAGGATGGAGACTGGTTTTTCCACTGTCATATTTTATACCATATGATGGCGGGAATGGGAAGAATCTTCAGCTATGAAAATTCAAAACCTAATCCACAGCTTCCCAATAGAAAACTGGCCTGGAAAAACTTTATTCAGGATAATAAAATGACCAGTTCTATGGCCATGCTGGATGTAGCAAGCAATAAAATTCATGCTGAAACGATGACAATGTTCGGACCGAGATGGGCTAACCTGAATGAATTTCATTCTAACTGGAATTTCGATCATTTTGAAGGAAGTGCAAAAGTAGGTCGCTTTTTAGGAAAATTTCAATGGGCGCTTCCTTATGCAGGGTTCAGGGTTCAGAAAAACCATGAAATCATGGAGAGACAGATGGCAGAAGATATGGGAATGGATTTTCATGGGAAGAAGACCTGGTTCGGACAGCAGAAAGCTTCAAAAAACAGATTGGTATTCATGGTAGGGATGCAGTATGTATTGCCTATGCTGATTACAGCTGATGCAAGTGTAGACCAGAACGGAAAAGTATTATTAGAGCTAAGCCGTGAAGACATTCCACTTTCCAGAAGGCTGAGAGGAAACTTCAGTGTCAATTCAGATGGAGAGTTTTCTACAGGTCTCCGGTACATTGTTCAAAAATGGTTATCCCTTTCCGGAAACTATGATAATGAAATGGGCTGGGGTGCAGGTGTTACTCTAACGTATTAA
- a CDS encoding DUF3347 domain-containing protein, translating to MKKYIITAALSLFSIVSLSAQSKKDAKVSKLYQNYIAIKSALASDDADKTSKAATEFIKTASTIDYKVVSEGNLNVLRKDASAISDARNVASQRETFLNLSDNMIALTKQFKLSDQPVYVQYCPMADGSWLSNEKQIINPYYGKSMLSCGSVKSEIK from the coding sequence ATGAAAAAATATATCATAACAGCAGCTTTATCATTATTCTCAATCGTTTCATTATCAGCACAGTCTAAAAAAGATGCTAAGGTTTCCAAACTGTATCAAAACTATATCGCCATCAAGTCTGCCTTAGCTTCAGATGATGCGGATAAAACATCAAAAGCCGCAACAGAATTCATTAAAACAGCTTCTACGATAGATTATAAAGTAGTTTCAGAAGGAAATCTGAACGTACTAAGAAAAGATGCTTCTGCAATTTCCGATGCAAGAAATGTTGCATCCCAAAGAGAAACTTTTTTAAACCTTTCAGACAATATGATTGCTTTAACCAAGCAGTTTAAGCTTTCTGATCAACCCGTTTATGTTCAGTATTGCCCAATGGCAGACGGAAGCTGGCTGAGCAATGAAAAACAGATCATTAATCCTTACTATGGGAAGTCTATGCTTTCATGCGGAAGTGTAAAGTCGGAGATTAAATAA
- a CDS encoding HYC_CC_PP family protein: MKKILAILFSVFYFGFSSGAAFSIHYCMKEFVSVSQKADDICGKCGVKDKKGCCKTEIKIVKVDDSQKSDYLNVDFLSAVSEIPVEHQFAVIDKSFSATKFTQIQINAPPEYRPVAIYINHCNFRI; encoded by the coding sequence ATGAAAAAGATTCTGGCCATATTGTTTTCTGTTTTCTACTTCGGGTTTTCTTCCGGAGCAGCTTTCAGCATTCATTATTGCATGAAAGAATTTGTTTCTGTAAGCCAGAAAGCAGATGATATCTGTGGAAAATGCGGTGTTAAAGACAAAAAAGGATGCTGCAAAACAGAAATCAAAATCGTAAAAGTAGACGATTCCCAGAAGTCTGACTATCTGAATGTTGATTTTTTAAGTGCAGTTTCAGAGATTCCCGTAGAACATCAGTTTGCGGTTATTGACAAGTCTTTTTCTGCAACCAAATTTACCCAGATTCAAATTAATGCACCACCCGAATACAGGCCGGTAGCTATTTACATCAATCATTGTAATTTTAGAATTTAG